A genomic region of Oceaniferula marina contains the following coding sequences:
- a CDS encoding sulfatase family protein, producing MKINTTLSALLFTLLTGGLFPASAGDKPNIVLILADDMGPGEASYAGSIIPTPAIDRLAIEGANFTDGHTSSAVCTPTRYGILTGRYNWRSRLKKSVIFNTTSPALMDPDRVNLPAFLRSEGYHTGMVGKWHLGVDWVLFDHKGEKYKKLLEEKRKEASRPKEKFFNSWMIDYTKPFKNGPVDVGFDSAFFVLASLDMPPYLYLEGNKATELPTTIKGWQHNEYNDHIRYGAASEGFEASEALETLAAKSREYIKEQAENTEKPFFLYLALTSPHTPVTPGKKFKGRYSQFSHYADFIAETDWVVEQVLEELKESNVDENTLVIFTADNGFAAYIPLPNMMKAGYAPSGPYRGAKTALYEGGHRVPFLMRWPKGIQPGLKINQTVCTTDFYATFADIIGKKSSISVNAAEDSFSFLPALKGSSEPVRPFTIHHAGNGDFAIRQGDWKLLLTKKTGTGAFPRKTRTTAQKVQLYNLKDDRAETKNLENAHPERIQSMVETFNQALRRGRTTPGPELKNDGWPIIDKNLMTTFPQLKE from the coding sequence ATGAAAATCAACACTACATTAAGCGCCCTATTATTCACTCTGTTAACAGGGGGTCTGTTCCCTGCCTCAGCAGGAGATAAACCCAACATTGTACTTATTCTAGCGGATGATATGGGCCCGGGAGAAGCAAGCTATGCGGGCAGCATCATCCCCACACCGGCAATAGACCGCTTGGCAATAGAAGGTGCTAACTTTACAGATGGGCACACGAGCTCCGCCGTCTGTACTCCTACGCGTTACGGTATTTTAACAGGACGCTACAACTGGCGTAGCCGTTTAAAAAAGAGCGTAATTTTTAACACGACCAGCCCGGCTCTCATGGATCCTGATCGCGTGAATCTTCCTGCCTTCTTGAGGAGCGAGGGTTATCACACCGGCATGGTGGGGAAATGGCACTTAGGCGTTGATTGGGTTCTGTTTGATCATAAAGGCGAAAAATACAAAAAGCTTCTAGAAGAGAAGAGAAAAGAAGCCTCACGGCCTAAGGAAAAATTTTTCAACTCATGGATGATTGATTATACCAAGCCATTTAAAAATGGTCCCGTAGACGTCGGTTTTGACAGCGCCTTTTTCGTTCTCGCTTCCTTGGATATGCCACCCTACCTCTACTTGGAGGGTAATAAAGCCACTGAATTACCCACTACAATCAAAGGTTGGCAACATAATGAATACAACGACCATATCCGCTATGGCGCTGCATCTGAAGGTTTTGAGGCAAGTGAAGCTCTCGAAACTTTGGCGGCGAAGTCCCGTGAATACATTAAGGAGCAAGCCGAAAATACAGAAAAACCCTTTTTCCTCTACCTTGCCCTTACCTCACCCCACACACCTGTAACACCAGGCAAAAAATTCAAAGGCCGCTACTCGCAGTTCAGTCACTATGCCGATTTTATAGCAGAAACCGATTGGGTCGTTGAACAGGTGCTGGAAGAATTAAAAGAATCTAACGTGGATGAAAACACCCTGGTTATTTTTACGGCTGATAACGGCTTTGCCGCTTATATCCCCCTGCCAAATATGATGAAGGCGGGCTATGCCCCCTCTGGTCCCTATCGTGGAGCAAAAACAGCATTGTATGAAGGCGGACACCGTGTCCCTTTCCTTATGCGCTGGCCCAAAGGTATTCAACCCGGTCTGAAAATAAATCAAACCGTATGCACCACTGACTTCTATGCCACCTTTGCTGATATTATCGGTAAAAAATCTTCAATTTCAGTGAATGCAGCCGAAGATTCTTTTTCTTTCCTGCCTGCTTTGAAAGGTAGTTCCGAACCAGTGCGCCCTTTCACGATTCACCATGCTGGTAATGGTGACTTTGCCATTCGCCAAGGTGACTGGAAGCTACTTTTAACAAAAAAAACAGGGACTGGAGCTTTCCCTCGTAAAACGAGAACCACTGCTCAAAAAGTTCAGCTCTACAACTTAAAAGACGATAGAGCCGAAACAAAGAACCTCGAAAATGCCCATCCCGAACGGATTCAAAGCATGGTCGAAACCTTCAACCAGGCTCTGAGAAGAGGACGAACAACACCTGGTCCTGAGCTGAAAAATGATGGATGGCCTATCATTGATAAAAATTTGATGACCACTTTCCCTCAGTTAAAAGAGTAA
- a CDS encoding pilus assembly PilX family protein translates to MKRKPHIKASSTDRGFALIATISVMVLLMMIVLAIITLSTIEVRSANNDNAMEEARVNARLALMLAIGELQKHTGQDQRSTARADIFDPDMANGSWIGVWHSSKMPDDLSTDIVTRDDDTGSLLDARSGNDTSLFFDNPLTWLVSGEDPIPGEPLSSPVSLRRAVTSASTDSEVPEITVERVPVYGKSGQVTGSYAWYVDDLSLKANISHDNRKERPVGLQEAGGENIAPYFAPHGVGNFHHGDLVSLKKKAIAKLATLGTVGVAVDDNDLPRDLAADYTHYSISLLTDSLNGGLKKDLIAYAKYQASKSNAALPAWGSYGSITKDYNILESNPNLALNKGFHTTYGPKLGLIKSWLNLPVTGSGNSYSVDPVAPVRTGYDLGADAGVGADAGDSDLKAMTGSSILQVPDIKNNTSAAVHPVMTLCENEMHLLYEEDGSGKITVGNPAVDTNVNFYKLHYGFFPKVVLWNPYNVTINAKNYYVQSKYPKVMVCRNVQKIGTSWLISTGPIDSQVDKALVADFGKVLSKRWVVTSDSTSFENPISTPMFKIECPALAPGEYLEFIPQSTVDWNAATRPGDLILAPSSYGVGIYDKCFKVEAGLVSEPSVQTSSFKGTEDKMVRLAVAQTSSVNSIQYAGTPKGKVTFKRTWFLYDGEAPHSDWSDIKNNNDLYQSVLIGEEGYKYVKAPYDTTNLANNKRMFDLNDKDTWLRSMSGVFGYRYIYLDENWDSLNVYGSQFLPIAPVANANVRASWYVPGAVNSRSGNNNDTLGKSRLVPPLMEPSVNHNQNFAKLPRADFNTPSPFTTKGTLLGVDMVLFDLPKPDYGVPSLGMLQHLNYSPFIWHSSYTLGNSYADIRYDREKTSVANSSGMTGNIDLVTQGSSSDQLLYYDLAYELNFNMWDRFFMSSQTKRNTSSNTSMEWNPTLPDLGKWVSPYLLMMKSRESDIAAEEGYHRVAEYLGVPGGFNPNSTSVNAWKSFLSSASTSDYGYNGKGEEKMTVFSRSHPAQGDNLDVGSDTLQDDSYWNGFRELDDDQLTKLAEHIVEEVRARGPFLSVGDFVNRRLDSRETGLSGALQAAIDKSGLNGNDSGESFVDLGLGRSSGGGELDYYDHYYGSNKVHSDIASLANVEYEGLSNFPKSRTRNMAGHLQQGDILQALGPRLSTRGDSFLIRVYGESKNGTQVTRAYAEAVVQRIAEPVDPDWDGIGPEPSSSQVQHGRKFEMISFRWLNVNEL, encoded by the coding sequence ATGAAAAGAAAACCACACATCAAAGCGAGCTCGACAGATCGCGGCTTCGCTTTGATTGCCACCATTTCAGTGATGGTTCTTTTGATGATGATCGTTTTGGCTATCATAACACTGAGCACGATAGAGGTGCGTTCAGCCAATAATGATAATGCAATGGAGGAAGCAAGGGTAAATGCCCGGTTGGCTCTGATGTTGGCTATTGGAGAGCTTCAAAAACATACTGGCCAGGATCAACGGTCAACCGCGAGAGCTGACATATTTGATCCGGACATGGCTAATGGCTCATGGATTGGTGTTTGGCATTCCAGTAAAATGCCAGACGACTTGAGCACAGACATTGTTACCAGAGATGATGATACTGGTTCCTTGCTTGATGCTCGATCTGGGAATGATACGAGCCTGTTTTTTGACAACCCACTTACATGGTTGGTGTCAGGCGAGGACCCCATTCCCGGAGAACCCCTTTCTTCCCCTGTCTCCTTACGTAGAGCTGTCACTAGTGCTTCCACGGATTCAGAGGTTCCGGAAATCACAGTAGAACGTGTCCCTGTCTACGGCAAATCAGGTCAAGTTACTGGCTCTTACGCCTGGTACGTTGATGACCTCTCATTGAAAGCTAACATCAGCCATGACAATAGAAAGGAACGCCCCGTAGGTCTTCAAGAGGCTGGTGGCGAGAATATAGCTCCATACTTTGCACCACACGGTGTGGGCAATTTTCATCACGGAGATCTCGTGAGCTTAAAAAAGAAGGCAATCGCTAAACTCGCCACGCTCGGCACCGTGGGCGTTGCTGTGGATGACAACGATCTACCTCGTGATCTCGCTGCAGACTACACTCACTACTCCATATCTTTACTCACAGATTCCCTCAATGGAGGGCTGAAGAAGGATCTAATAGCGTATGCAAAGTATCAAGCGAGCAAGAGTAATGCCGCTCTTCCTGCTTGGGGATCCTATGGATCTATTACAAAGGATTATAATATCCTTGAAAGCAATCCCAACCTGGCACTCAATAAAGGTTTCCATACGACCTACGGCCCCAAGCTGGGACTCATCAAAAGCTGGTTGAACCTCCCCGTCACAGGATCTGGGAATAGTTACTCGGTCGATCCTGTAGCCCCAGTCAGAACAGGTTATGATTTAGGGGCAGATGCCGGTGTCGGGGCAGATGCTGGAGATTCAGATCTCAAGGCGATGACTGGAAGTTCAATATTGCAGGTTCCAGATATCAAAAATAATACGAGTGCCGCAGTTCACCCGGTGATGACCCTCTGCGAAAACGAAATGCACCTACTTTATGAAGAAGATGGAAGTGGCAAAATAACGGTGGGTAATCCAGCGGTGGACACGAATGTGAATTTTTACAAACTGCACTACGGGTTTTTTCCAAAAGTAGTCCTATGGAACCCCTACAATGTCACCATCAATGCCAAGAACTACTACGTGCAATCAAAATACCCCAAGGTGATGGTATGCAGGAATGTCCAAAAAATAGGAACCAGTTGGTTGATCTCAACCGGGCCTATCGATTCCCAAGTTGACAAAGCCCTTGTAGCGGACTTCGGAAAGGTTCTTAGCAAGCGTTGGGTAGTAACCAGTGATTCGACCAGTTTTGAGAATCCTATATCTACTCCCATGTTTAAAATTGAGTGTCCAGCTCTAGCTCCAGGTGAGTATCTGGAGTTTATCCCACAGTCCACCGTGGATTGGAATGCGGCTACCCGACCAGGTGACTTAATTCTAGCTCCCAGTTCATATGGTGTGGGTATCTACGACAAGTGTTTTAAAGTGGAAGCTGGCTTGGTGAGTGAGCCATCTGTTCAGACAAGTTCATTCAAAGGAACGGAAGATAAGATGGTGAGATTGGCTGTTGCACAAACCAGTTCGGTGAACAGCATCCAGTATGCAGGCACGCCAAAAGGGAAGGTGACTTTCAAGAGAACCTGGTTTCTGTATGATGGGGAAGCGCCCCATAGTGATTGGAGTGACATCAAAAATAATAATGATCTCTATCAATCTGTTCTTATTGGAGAGGAGGGGTATAAATATGTTAAAGCTCCCTATGACACGACGAACCTTGCCAATAATAAAAGAATGTTCGATTTGAATGATAAGGACACATGGCTGCGTTCGATGTCTGGAGTATTTGGGTATCGATATATTTATCTCGATGAAAATTGGGATAGCTTGAATGTATATGGAAGCCAGTTTTTACCTATTGCACCGGTTGCCAACGCCAATGTGCGGGCCAGCTGGTATGTGCCAGGTGCTGTGAATAGCCGGTCGGGTAATAATAATGACACTTTAGGAAAATCACGACTCGTGCCGCCCTTGATGGAGCCTTCTGTGAATCATAATCAAAACTTCGCCAAATTGCCACGGGCTGATTTTAATACCCCGTCTCCCTTCACTACGAAAGGCACTCTGCTAGGGGTCGATATGGTATTGTTTGATCTTCCTAAACCAGATTACGGTGTTCCTTCGTTAGGGATGTTGCAGCACCTGAATTATAGCCCTTTCATCTGGCATTCCTCCTACACATTAGGAAATTCCTACGCGGACATTCGCTACGACAGGGAGAAGACAAGTGTGGCGAATTCCTCAGGGATGACGGGTAACATCGATCTGGTCACACAAGGAAGCAGCTCCGATCAACTGCTTTACTACGACTTGGCATACGAACTCAATTTCAACATGTGGGATCGTTTTTTCATGAGTTCACAGACGAAGAGGAATACATCCAGCAATACGAGCATGGAATGGAACCCGACCTTGCCTGACCTTGGTAAATGGGTGTCACCCTATCTCCTGATGATGAAATCCAGAGAAAGTGACATCGCAGCTGAAGAGGGTTACCATCGAGTCGCCGAATATCTCGGTGTGCCAGGTGGATTTAACCCCAATAGCACCTCCGTGAACGCCTGGAAGTCATTTCTATCCAGTGCCTCCACAAGCGACTACGGCTACAACGGCAAGGGTGAAGAAAAAATGACAGTGTTCTCGCGTTCGCACCCAGCGCAGGGTGATAATCTGGATGTTGGTAGTGACACGCTGCAGGACGATTCATACTGGAATGGGTTTCGTGAACTCGATGATGATCAATTAACAAAGCTCGCTGAGCACATCGTAGAGGAAGTCCGAGCCCGAGGCCCTTTCCTATCCGTCGGGGACTTCGTGAATCGCAGGCTCGATTCTAGAGAGACAGGTCTCAGTGGCGCTCTCCAGGCAGCTATTGATAAATCAGGTCTCAATGGCAATGATTCAGGCGAAAGCTTTGTTGATCTGGGGCTCGGGCGGTCCTCGGGGGGAGGGGAGCTCGATTACTATGATCATTATTATGGATCGAACAAAGTTCACAGTGACATCGCTAGTTTAGCGAACGTTGAATACGAGGGGCTCTCAAATTTTCCTAAAAGCCGCACCAGAAATATGGCAGGACATCTTCAGCAAGGCGACATTTTGCAAGCTCTGGGGCCCCGCCTCTCAACCCGGGGTGATAGCTTTCTGATTCGTGTGTATGGTGAGTCAAAAAATGGCACCCAGGTCACCAGAGCTTACGCTGAAGCCGTGGTGCAGCGGATCGCCGAACCAGTCGATCCCGACTGGGATGGCATTGGGCCTGAACCTTCAAGTTCTCAAGTTCAACACGGGCGTAAATTTGAAATGATTAGTTTCCGTTGGCTCAACGTAAATGAACTTTAA
- a CDS encoding sulfatase, whose protein sequence is MKQILWVGVLSLMVGTSCFAAEKRPPNVVLFFVDDLGWGDLGCNGNTFHLTPNIDAFAKTSRVFSDAYAYPSCSPSRACLVTGQNTPRHGIYNVKYYLGTRDWLKKIKDVKTNHFYKGDAPTIGTLMKRLGYKCGYAGKWHMGDEGKGLPQAHGFTQMNAGGCGWGHPAGGFFSPYKNTQLPDGPKGEYLSDRLTEESIGFIKKYKNEPFFLVYAPYLVHRPVEPKPEYVKLFAERPPSKTHRNQGYAAMVYAMDLAFGKLVESLKEQGVYENTLIVFTSDNGTNPACAKSLPLRGCKASIYEGGIRVPTMVYWKGVTSPGISKTPVSLLDWIPTFLDAGGGRLDGLTLDGESLLPIFDGKGKLKRDALFWHIASYQGNPSNAKNDTWTRPCSIIRTDQYKFVQEYENGTFELYDLRKDRSEKKNLAGDLPEVVSRLKKKLDTWLKDMDAVIPNEPNPNYDPSRGERVKKKKKK, encoded by the coding sequence ATGAAGCAGATTTTATGGGTAGGGGTTCTGAGTTTGATGGTTGGCACCTCTTGTTTTGCCGCTGAGAAGAGACCTCCGAACGTTGTCTTGTTTTTTGTTGATGACCTGGGGTGGGGGGATCTGGGTTGTAACGGAAATACTTTTCATCTGACCCCGAATATCGATGCCTTTGCGAAAACATCGAGGGTCTTTTCCGATGCTTATGCTTATCCTTCCTGTTCTCCGTCACGTGCGTGTCTGGTGACCGGGCAAAACACTCCACGCCATGGGATCTATAATGTTAAGTACTATTTGGGTACACGGGATTGGTTGAAAAAAATCAAGGATGTTAAGACCAATCATTTTTACAAAGGTGATGCTCCTACGATCGGGACGTTGATGAAGCGTCTTGGCTATAAGTGTGGCTATGCCGGGAAGTGGCATATGGGGGATGAGGGGAAGGGGTTACCCCAGGCGCATGGGTTTACTCAGATGAATGCTGGAGGATGTGGCTGGGGGCACCCCGCGGGTGGCTTTTTCAGTCCATACAAAAATACCCAGCTTCCAGATGGGCCGAAGGGTGAATATTTATCTGACCGCCTCACTGAGGAAAGTATTGGCTTTATTAAAAAATATAAAAACGAGCCGTTTTTCCTCGTGTATGCACCCTATTTGGTGCACCGGCCTGTCGAACCTAAGCCGGAATATGTCAAATTATTTGCCGAACGCCCCCCCTCAAAGACCCATCGCAATCAAGGGTACGCTGCAATGGTGTATGCCATGGACCTGGCATTTGGTAAACTGGTCGAAAGCTTGAAGGAGCAGGGGGTGTATGAGAACACACTTATTGTTTTTACTTCGGATAATGGTACTAATCCAGCATGTGCCAAAAGCCTGCCCTTGCGGGGCTGTAAAGCCTCCATTTATGAAGGTGGCATCAGGGTTCCAACGATGGTTTATTGGAAGGGGGTCACCAGTCCAGGTATATCCAAGACGCCTGTAAGCTTGCTGGACTGGATCCCAACATTTTTGGATGCAGGGGGGGGGAGGCTTGATGGGTTGACCTTGGATGGAGAAAGCTTGCTGCCCATTTTTGATGGTAAAGGGAAGTTGAAACGCGACGCTCTTTTTTGGCATATTGCCAGTTATCAGGGGAATCCATCGAATGCGAAGAATGACACGTGGACTCGACCATGCTCCATCATCCGGACCGATCAATACAAGTTTGTTCAAGAATATGAAAACGGGACATTTGAGTTGTATGATTTACGCAAAGATCGATCTGAAAAAAAGAACCTTGCCGGTGACCTCCCTGAGGTGGTCTCCCGGTTAAAGAAGAAGCTCGATACCTGGCTGAAAGACATGGATGCGGTTATCCCCAATGAACCCAATCCGAACTACGATCCGAGTAGGGGAGAAAGGGTGAAGAAGAAAAAAAAGAAGTAA
- a CDS encoding sulfatase-like hydrolase/transferase, producing MKYYTLIPLLMVVFMQCSVAKTQYNILFILSDNQSYYEMACHGHSELKTPSLDRLAAQSVDFQNCYAPNYCSPSRSVIMTGKYAIRTGVYDTIGGRSIMHKDHETIADIMKRNGYKTSVYGKWHLGFSYPHRPQDRGFEETYVLGGGSIGQLEDYYGNNHHDPVFVHNGKKVFSKGYSTDVLFDNAMKWMEGLEGKPFFCFLSTPAVHGPFESPDGKRGMAALHPMIENLDMNVGRMMKKLDEMGIADKTVVIFASDQGMFDRGAPHLTDRKENSLDAKQHIPFMVRLPGAKAKINQNITGIIDFVPTVLDLCGIERPDGLDGVSLKPLLTGKEDEYPADRTLIIQCPRQRGVRKGVNSSVKTARWRLDGRKLFDKKNDPRLRNDVASQHPEVVQMLSAKYEEYWKSMPDPATTLSRNEIGAPECPDTSLTAMDWYTGAKPWSSGHIKKGRADKLNGAWAVKVVRDGTYTFELCHFPQEANKALNVTSAKIKIGEVEKEQKVEKTAKSAKFTLKLKAGDYDLQTWLSDGPNKDFGALYVYVTKDK from the coding sequence ATGAAATACTACACATTAATCCCACTGTTGATGGTTGTCTTCATGCAATGCAGCGTTGCTAAGACCCAATACAACATCCTGTTTATCTTATCCGATAACCAAAGTTATTATGAAATGGCATGTCACGGGCACAGCGAACTTAAGACTCCTTCCTTGGATCGTCTGGCGGCGCAAAGCGTCGATTTTCAAAATTGTTATGCGCCAAACTATTGTTCGCCTAGCCGCTCGGTAATCATGACTGGTAAGTATGCGATTCGGACCGGGGTTTATGATACGATTGGAGGACGGTCGATTATGCATAAAGACCATGAAACCATAGCCGATATCATGAAGCGTAACGGCTACAAGACGAGTGTGTATGGAAAATGGCATTTGGGTTTTTCCTATCCGCACCGTCCACAGGACCGTGGTTTTGAGGAAACATATGTATTGGGCGGCGGCAGTATAGGTCAGTTAGAAGATTACTACGGTAACAACCACCACGACCCTGTATTTGTTCATAACGGTAAAAAGGTATTTAGTAAGGGATATAGCACGGATGTGTTGTTTGACAATGCGATGAAGTGGATGGAAGGGTTAGAGGGAAAACCTTTCTTTTGTTTTTTGTCGACACCGGCGGTTCACGGTCCATTTGAGAGCCCCGATGGTAAACGGGGAATGGCGGCGTTGCATCCAATGATTGAGAATCTGGATATGAATGTAGGTCGTATGATGAAAAAACTCGATGAAATGGGTATTGCCGATAAAACGGTTGTTATTTTTGCGTCTGATCAGGGGATGTTTGATCGTGGCGCACCTCATTTGACCGATAGAAAAGAGAATTCTCTGGATGCGAAGCAGCATATCCCATTCATGGTTCGCCTGCCAGGTGCCAAGGCTAAGATAAATCAGAACATTACCGGTATCATTGATTTTGTCCCTACGGTATTAGATCTTTGTGGTATTGAACGACCTGATGGTCTTGATGGTGTTAGCTTGAAACCATTGCTGACTGGGAAAGAGGATGAATATCCTGCAGATCGAACGTTGATCATTCAATGTCCACGTCAAAGAGGAGTGAGAAAGGGAGTTAATAGTTCTGTTAAAACAGCTCGCTGGCGCCTTGACGGGAGAAAGCTATTTGATAAAAAAAATGATCCTCGATTAAGAAATGATGTCGCATCCCAACACCCGGAAGTTGTGCAAATGCTGAGCGCCAAGTACGAAGAATACTGGAAATCAATGCCAGATCCGGCGACGACGTTAAGTCGGAATGAAATCGGAGCACCAGAATGTCCGGATACAAGTTTGACGGCTATGGATTGGTACACTGGCGCCAAACCATGGTCGAGTGGCCATATCAAAAAAGGCAGAGCCGATAAGCTGAATGGAGCATGGGCGGTAAAGGTAGTCAGGGATGGAACCTATACCTTTGAACTGTGTCATTTTCCTCAAGAAGCGAACAAAGCACTTAATGTCACCAGCGCAAAAATAAAAATTGGCGAGGTAGAAAAAGAGCAGAAAGTTGAGAAAACGGCGAAATCCGCTAAATTTACACTCAAGCTTAAGGCGGGTGATTATGATTTACAGACATGGCTTAGTGACGGTCCAAACAAAGATTTTGGAGCTCTTTATGTGTATGTGACTAAAGACAAATAA
- a CDS encoding sulfatase-like hydrolase/transferase — translation MKCLQIIPLMMIALTHIIQAQGSPNVLFIFSDNQSYYELSCHGFTPWLDDDDGNPITLSTPHIDSLASQGVDFQDFYAASYCSPSRSIALTGKQCIRTGVFNTLNGRSIMHKDHDTLAEIMKGHNYHTAAYGKWHLGYSYPHRPADRGFDETFVLNGGSLGQLEDYYGNTHHDGVYFHNGVQVQPTGFSTDVLFDAAMAWIGGLQDLNDGKPFFCYLSTPAVHGPYSGPDLNNPVSGDKAINPIIENLDDNVGEILAFLDTEGLADNTIVIFASDQGMFDRGAPHYDPADKETSQDARTQIPFMIRMPDHVGTTTQSHPNLPRGVDTHLAGLIDLAPTILDYCNIPIPADMDGISLRPLLTGDPATYPADRHIITQTPRTSEAKKWHSMSVKTSRWRLDGSSKLFDKLADPRCELNLLKLPEGHPLEVNEAEYLQAKADLTALYNAFWDSLPVSEAEQAATLSRNQIGATAFPDTSMTAMDWYTGSNIPYAKSHIDRTRDNGQSEKWAVRVMEPGTYTITLRQYPKEAPQELKIEKARVQLGDHVREWLVDDPTATSTSISITVDAGDYDLQVWMNGETEPEPDVFLIQDFGACYIDIVKESGPLDPSYLLTVENGTGDGVYTGGRIIDVAADPGPAGKHFYSWVSENGGAFADSANDVTTFTVPYAISSAMTISASYDYDSHDDDGDEIWDGWEIVHFGANTVVDGTVDSDNDGQLDYDEFVAGTMPTDNKSFFGVLESSRSLEDDVTIRFSSNDDLSKRRYRILYNENLTGLWQEVSMDPIMPSSGDSTEVTFAIPENLDRCFFKVEAYITE, via the coding sequence ATGAAGTGTTTACAAATAATTCCCCTAATGATGATAGCTCTTACGCATATCATCCAGGCCCAAGGCTCGCCAAATGTGCTGTTTATCTTTTCGGACAACCAGAGTTACTACGAATTATCCTGTCACGGGTTTACACCTTGGCTAGACGATGATGATGGGAACCCCATTACGCTTAGCACGCCACATATTGATTCGCTTGCGTCACAAGGTGTGGATTTTCAGGATTTTTATGCTGCGAGTTACTGTTCGCCGAGTCGTTCGATTGCGCTGACCGGTAAGCAGTGTATCCGCACGGGTGTTTTTAATACACTGAATGGTCGTTCCATTATGCATAAGGACCATGATACACTTGCTGAGATAATGAAAGGCCATAATTATCATACCGCTGCTTACGGTAAATGGCATTTGGGCTACTCTTACCCGCATCGTCCAGCAGATCGGGGATTTGATGAAACCTTTGTTCTGAATGGTGGAAGTCTTGGCCAGTTAGAGGATTATTATGGCAACACGCACCACGATGGAGTTTACTTCCACAACGGTGTGCAGGTTCAACCCACGGGCTTTAGTACCGATGTGTTGTTTGATGCGGCGATGGCTTGGATTGGAGGTCTTCAGGATCTTAATGATGGTAAGCCCTTCTTCTGCTACTTGTCGACGCCTGCAGTTCATGGGCCTTACTCGGGGCCTGATCTTAATAACCCTGTGTCAGGTGATAAGGCCATTAATCCCATTATTGAGAATTTGGATGATAATGTAGGCGAGATATTGGCTTTTCTTGATACGGAAGGACTCGCGGATAATACCATTGTCATATTTGCATCAGATCAAGGCATGTTTGATCGTGGAGCGCCACACTATGATCCCGCAGACAAGGAAACTTCACAAGATGCGCGTACCCAGATCCCGTTCATGATTCGAATGCCAGACCATGTTGGTACCACTACGCAGTCGCACCCAAATCTTCCTCGTGGAGTGGACACTCATCTCGCTGGATTGATTGATCTTGCGCCAACTATTTTGGATTATTGCAACATCCCTATTCCGGCAGATATGGATGGCATTAGCTTAAGGCCATTACTGACTGGGGACCCTGCTACTTATCCAGCGGATCGACATATAATTACGCAGACTCCGCGTACGAGTGAAGCCAAAAAGTGGCATTCGATGTCTGTTAAGACCAGTCGCTGGCGTCTGGATGGGAGCAGTAAATTGTTTGATAAGCTTGCTGACCCACGTTGTGAGCTGAATCTTCTGAAGTTGCCTGAAGGTCATCCGTTGGAGGTCAATGAGGCAGAATATCTACAGGCTAAAGCGGATCTGACGGCGCTCTACAACGCATTTTGGGATTCGCTTCCAGTCAGTGAAGCTGAACAGGCTGCGACACTCAGCCGAAATCAGATTGGAGCCACTGCATTTCCGGATACGAGTATGACTGCGATGGATTGGTACACAGGCAGCAATATCCCATATGCGAAATCTCATATTGATCGTACTCGTGACAACGGGCAAAGTGAGAAGTGGGCGGTTCGAGTGATGGAACCAGGAACGTATACCATTACCTTACGTCAATACCCGAAGGAGGCTCCGCAAGAGTTGAAGATTGAAAAAGCTCGGGTTCAACTCGGAGATCATGTGCGGGAATGGCTTGTTGATGACCCTACTGCGACATCGACATCGATATCAATCACCGTAGATGCTGGAGACTATGATCTTCAGGTCTGGATGAATGGAGAGACTGAGCCTGAGCCTGACGTATTCTTGATTCAGGACTTTGGAGCGTGCTATATAGATATTGTTAAGGAGTCCGGACCGCTCGACCCATCCTACCTGCTTACGGTAGAGAACGGAACTGGGGATGGAGTCTACACCGGTGGGCGCATCATCGATGTCGCAGCCGACCCTGGTCCGGCAGGTAAACACTTCTATTCCTGGGTCAGTGAAAACGGTGGGGCTTTTGCTGATTCTGCAAATGATGTGACAACATTTACGGTGCCTTACGCGATTTCTTCCGCCATGACGATTAGCGCTAGTTACGACTATGACAGTCATGATGATGACGGCGATGAAATCTGGGATGGTTGGGAAATTGTCCACTTTGGAGCCAACACCGTAGTTGATGGAACAGTCGATTCTGATAATGACGGTCAACTGGACTATGATGAATTTGTTGCCGGGACGATGCCGACAGACAACAAAAGCTTTTTCGGGGTGCTTGAATCTTCCAGATCCCTCGAAGATGATGTAACGATCCGTTTTTCGAGTAACGATGACCTTTCGAAGCGTCGATATAGAATCTTGTATAATGAAAACCTTACAGGGCTGTGGCAAGAAGTATCAATGGACCCGATTATGCCCTCCTCTGGTGATTCGACAGAAGTGACATTTGCTATACCCGAGAATTTGGACAGATGTTTCTTTAAAGTAGAAGCATACATCACAGAGTAG